tgaattgtgtgggggtgcctcagtttcccctatgcagtgggataagggtgtatgatccttgcagagccctagggggcaggtgtgtgcaggggtctggacacagagaatggccgacaccctgtttcctggccactgatggcctgggcccttcccccctgcaaggtgagagctaaagggttggagaacaaaggaatcaggtgccctcctggcccgggaaaggggaaagcccagaggaggaggggctggagggggaggcagtttgaggctggctgcggacatggagtgaagggaagacgtggttgtctggctcgctgccccccaaaatggacccggctgaggggtccggttctctgcacttACAAGCTCtcgtttagaccatgttcctgttgtctaataaactttctgttttactggctggctgagagtcccgtctgactgcggagttggggggcaggaccctctggcttccccaggaccccgcctgagcggactcgctgtgggaagcgcagggaggggcagaggatgctgaatgctccgaggtcagacccaggaaggtggaagctgggtgagctgtgtgtcctgcagacaggctgctcacaggaaggcgactgccccagagtcctgaccggctttgtagggagcagttccagagcatcgcctggggactccgtgacagcctgTTATGCAGATACCGCTTTGGGCTATTTGTGTAATTGAGGTAATGCATATTCATATATGCAATATAGAGCACTGGCTCATTTTCATACAACCTCCAGATTCCTGGCCCCTAGCAGgttcccagccctcctgccctccgaCAGTGCCCCCTGTCCTCTCTGTGTCATTCCTCAGCCCCATCAGAGAACCCTGGATGTGACCTGCTGGGCCTGCCAGGGCAGGATAGTCCCTCCGGCCCATTCTCTAGGGCTCTGTCCTGCCTAGTGTGAAATACCCTAGCCAGACCCACCTCCCTGGCAGACAGGAAGGCTTCCCCAACAGCCAGTGGGAGGTCTCTTCTGGCTCAGctttccccaccacccccagatAGCCCCTGCAGTGTCCGGCCCATGCCAGGACGCAGGAACAGGGGTCGATGGCAGGGACACTACACCATTAGTTCCTACCACGTCTCCGTAGCCGAAGAGCTGGTACAGCTCCTCCCGGGACTTCTCCACCTCCACCGACGTAGAGACTCTCTGGTGGGCTGGGCAGGCCCGGTTATGCGCCTCCACGCGCTGGATCATTTTCACCTGCTCTGCAGCGTTCCTGCCCTGGAAGCAGGAAGAGCTCTCAGCAGAGCCAGGGCAGTCTCCCTGATCCCCCTGCGCCCACAGGCCTGGGCACAGCTCGCCAGCCTGGCTTGGGGCTAAGTGCCACAGCGGGGACTGAGGGAAGCAGTGCCTTAGTGCAGACCCCAGCCTAAGCCACCCGGCAGCTTCGTGCTGCATGGGAAGGTGGCCTGGGCCATGTGGCCACAGAACGGGAGTTGGCATGAGCAAAGACCTGTCTACACAGGGCTACCCAGCACCAAGCACTCAGTCTAGATAACAGCATCCACACCCGGAGCCAGTCAGGAGCAAGGTCCCGCACGGAGCAGCCTGCGAAGAGGGAAGCGCAGAGCAGAAAGCAGCGAGCTGGCGTgtctgcctcccaccccacctccaggcCCCCAGTCCCTAGCCAGAAGCACTGGGGCCAGTCTCTATTCCAGGTCAGCCAGGCCCCTCCCTGTCACTAAATCCTACTGGTGCTTCCTCCTTGCGACTTCAAGCCGCCCCTTCCTTTCTGTGCCAAGGAGCGAGCGCCTGGCCACGTCTTCGTCTCCTGCAGGGCTACTGTCACCACCCTCTCTGGCCACCCTGACGCTgaccagcccagcccctccccatcccgcTGCCGGGCCCACCCCTCAGATCTCAGCTCCTGGCACCTCCATGAcatggccctgggctgggcaccACGCCCGTGTGGCAGCTGGGGACGCAGATGTATGTGCCATCCCACTCCTCTGGCCTGCGTCTGCTTTCGCCTGCCTGGggtagggactagcctccctCTGCGCTCGGGCAGCGCCAGGCACTTCTGGGGAGCCACTGAACAGTCAATGGCACGATGCCACCTCGGCCCTGGGGGCCTCGACAGTAGGAGAAGGGACTCACCTCCCAATGGATCCACTTGTACTGGGTGAGGTCGACCTGCTCAAAATCCTGGGCTGTCACATCTGGCAGGTTTCTAAcccacaggggaggggggaaaacacaGGGAAGTCAGAGGGCAGGTGCACGAggcctctcccagcagagaggTTAGGGctgagggggacgggggggggggccctaCTAATCTTTAGCTCACGCCCCGCCCCTGCAGTCACTGAGCCGCTGGGGAATCCGGGCTAGTGGCCCCAGCTGGGTGAGGATGTGGAGCTCCCAGGCAGTGGGGCCCAACACACAGCGTGGCTTGTGGGCACTTGCAGTCCTTCCACGCAGCCTCCCTGGCCTGCCCAGCTACACAGGGGGAGCCTGCCCCAGAGGACACCATGGTGCCCGGTACCCTTGGGCACTGCTCCCACTGCATGCTTGGCTGGCGGGGCCCCTGCCCACACAGGGCTCCTGGGGGGTACAAAGACCAAGCAACAGGGCAGGCAGGTGTGACTGTATGGGGCTCTGAGGGGCTGGACTCTGCCCAGCGCTGGGCTGTTAACGAGGCACAGATTCAATGATTAACCACAGAGGGGATGAAGGCAGGAGAGACCCTTGCCTGATCTCAAAGGGCATCAGCCAGACTTTGATCACAGAGATCCCAGGGCCAGGGGGTGCCCGCTGACGCCCTTCAACGAGGGGCCAAGGCACACGAGAGCTGCAGGGAACAGAGCTCAATGGCACTGGGTCCCCGTGAATCACTAACCGCTCCCCCCAGTTCTCTGGCTGCTGGATCCCAGCTCGACCCTCCTGCCAGCAAAGGGTTAACAGGGTCCCAGGGCAAAGTCCCTGCTGCTGGTCCCAGCAGTGCAGGGCCAGAGGTCCAGCTCACTGGGCAGAAGAGACGGCCCCACATGGGAGCTGCGTTACCTGGGGGGGCCGAGGGGATCTCCTTGGGGTGCTGATGCCCTCTCCCACGTATTCTAACTCGCTGGGCCGGGCTGAGGAGCCCCACAGAGATGGGGCTCACCACCGGGGTAGGCAGCAGGGGGCACCCCAGCTTGCCAGGCCTGTTCCAAGCACAGTGCCAGACCACCCACCAGGaaatggaggggtggggctggtgcgGCCCAGGGCGAGTTCCCAAGGGAACGTCCCGTCCTAGGGCCAGCAAAAGGCCCTGACGCAGCCCTGCAAGCACAAGGAGGTCACCGCTACAGCGGCCAGCCCAAGGTACAGCATGGGGTGGCCTCTGTACGCTGAGCACCTGCAAAGGGGGGCAGTCACAGGGCAACCCCCCATAAGCCCGGGGGAGGCAGCGGGTGTCCCACAAGCAGATTTCCCCTCCTAAGACAAGTGGCCATCGAGATGTGCCAATTATGGCAGTGCAATTACCGGGTGCTGATTGGTCGGCCAGGATTAGCACTGCTGCACTGATTGGGCGTCTGTGTGCAGAATCAGTGGATGAATCAGTCAATCAGCCATGCAGGATGGGTCCCCCGTGACGGGGCAGCGCCGAGGCGAGACCGAGGGCACGGGCCCCCGAGCCCTGGTCCGTGACAGGCAGGACCCAAGGGCCCGGCACTGGGGTTCCCCCCACGGGAGCTGCCCGCCGGCCAGGGGCGATTGGCGTGACGGCTCGGCGGATGTGCCTGGCCTTACGTGTCGTAGAGCGTGACCGTCCGCGAGCCGCTGGTGCTGTTCACAAGGCAGCAGGCGCACGGCGTGtccccccggctctgccacgCCACATGTGCTACGTCCACACCCCTGCGCCGGAAGTCCGCCATGACGAAACTTagcgggggagggagagaccggggggagggagagaggggttaGATCCTGGTGGGCACAGCGGGCGCCGGGCACGGCCCCTACGCACCTGTTTGTGTGCAGGATGGTGCGGGTGCCCCTGCTCATGCTGCTGATGACgatggaggtggggaaggagctcTCGGGGTGCGAGACCACATGGGTGAGCTCCACTGCATAGCGCCGCAGATCGGCCAGGACGAAGCTGCCGGGGAGGGGGCGCAGAGAGGGTTAGCGCGGGAGGGGAGAGCCGCTGTCCTGCAGTacctgggggctggaggggaggcagcgggTCTGGGGGCCCAGTCAGTCCCCAGCAGCGATTGCACCGGCCACCCAACCTGCCCCCTCTGCACCGGGAGCCCCACAGATCATGGGCGGCACCAGGGCTACAACCGGGAGTGGGGGTGAAAGGCTCTCCAGAGACTCcccagcagggagatggggcCAGCGACAGGGGgaggggttccccaggaagggctgggggctccgACACTCcccagcagggagatggggcCAGTGGGCAGGGGGCTCCCTGCTGGCCCTGTGGCTGTGGATATACCCACTCCCCTGAGTGAGGCTCTGGAGAACAGACTTTGAGGATCTCGCGTCCCTTAGTCCTGGAGGAAGAGGTTGGATGGGACCCAGGGGAACCCTCTCATCTTGTTTCCATGGCAATGTAGTTCACAAGGACCACTGTGGGAGCATGGATGCATCAGGTTATGGTGGGTCACACCAAAATGGCAGCTGGTCACACCACTTACCAAGGAGATGTGGATTTTAGAAAAGCACCAACCCATGCTAACCCCCCTGCCAACGCTGCAGAAGATCCCCTGCACCCGATCCCGgtgccccttgccagctgggaaTGCAGACCCCGAGTGAGGGCAGTACAGCCGAGGAGCCGGACAGCCCAGCCACTGGGAAAAGGCCTGACAGGGCCCATCAGGGGGGTGTCAGAGCAGGCCGGGTAGGAAACCAGGCGTCACAAACCTTTAGAGTACACAAAACTCAGGGTAAAGGAAGCCCCCAGTCtgatctgcccccctcccctagCACAAGGAGGCAGCCAGAGCACCCATGATCAGCAGAGGTGTCACGTCTCCCCACCCAGGAAAGGGACGGTCCTGCCTGcgggctccctgcccccaacttGCTGGGCCCTGTCACCTGGAAGGAAGGATTCTCTCTCACTCCACTGTGCTGGGGGCCAGGGCACCTGCCAAGCTGCATAACGGCCCCCTGATCTGTGCCAGTGGGACTGGCACTGGCCATGGCAGGATACCCGAGGCACTGGCTTGGGCACTCAGGCTCCCATCTCACTGTGGGCATGCGGACCCTGCCGACCCCGCCCGCACCAGGTTCATCACTTACTCTGCTGCGTGTCCTGGCGCCAACGAGCCCATGAAGGCGCAGGGCGCCCCCAGCAGGGACAGCACGGTGCAGGAGTTCGAGGCATTGCCACCCCGCTGCCAGCGCTGTGACAGGCACCTAGAAGACAGACAGCCATGGCAGGGCATGGCTGGGCACCAGGCTCCCGGCCCCGCACGGGACCCCAGTCGCCCCTGCTCAGCGGGATCCACACGCAGGAACAGGCCCATTGGCTGGGTGAGGGAGCAGTTAGCACTTACAGAGCCAGCCGGGGGTTCCCTGCTTGCTGACAGgcatggggtggggcagaggaagCTTGTGCCAGAGCAGCCAGTTTAATGGGAGGCTGCGGCAATGGCTGTACGCAGAGAGCACTTGGGGCTGGGATCCCAGGGCTGCATGCGGCCAGTGCACGGCGGTGGCACTGTGCAGGGGAGCGGCTTGGAGGAACCCAAGGGCCCGAGGGGGTCTGGGCTGCTCTGCCCGGGAAGTCGGGCTACAGGGGAAGCCATTTCTAGATGGTCGAGAGGGCGCCCAGATTCCCCGCTGGCCAGAGCCCCCGGTGGgcctgctcctgccagctgggtaTTTGCCAGCCGGGTA
The genomic region above belongs to Caretta caretta isolate rCarCar2 chromosome 3, rCarCar1.hap1, whole genome shotgun sequence and contains:
- the KHK gene encoding ketohexokinase isoform X1: MGEKRILCVGLVCLDIISVVDVYPAEDTDTRCLSQRWQRGGNASNSCTVLSLLGAPCAFMGSLAPGHAADFVLADLRRYAVELTHVVSHPESSFPTSIVISSMSRGTRTILHTNRNLPDVTAQDFEQVDLTQYKWIHWEGRNAAEQVKMIQRVEAHNRACPAHQRVSTSVEVEKSREELYQLFGYGDVVFVSKDVAKDFGFQSAAEALRGLHTRVRPGATVICAWAEAGADALGPDGELVHSDAFPPETILDTLGAGDTFNAAVILALSRGQRLQEALTFGCQVAGRKCGVHGYDSIV
- the KHK gene encoding ketohexokinase isoform X2, which gives rise to MGEKRILCVGLVCLDIISVVDVYPAEDTDTRCLSQRWQRGGNASNSCTVLSLLGAPCAFMGSLAPGHAADFVMADFRRRGVDVAHVAWQSRGDTPCACCLVNSTSGSRTVTLYDTNLPDVTAQDFEQVDLTQYKWIHWEGRNAAEQVKMIQRVEAHNRACPAHQRVSTSVEVEKSREELYQLFGYGDVVFVSKDVAKDFGFQSAAEALRGLHTRVRPGATVICAWAEAGADALGPDGELVHSDAFPPETILDTLGAGDTFNAAVILALSRGQRLQEALTFGCQVAGRKCGVHGYDSIV
- the KHK gene encoding ketohexokinase isoform X3 yields the protein MGEKRILCVGLVCLDIISVVDVYPAEDTDTRCLSQRWQRGGNASNSCTVLSLLGAPCAFMGSLAPGHAADFVLADLRRYAVELTHVVSHPESSFPTSIVISSMSRGTRTILHTNRNLPDVTAQDFEQVDLTQYKWIHWEGRNAAEQVKMIQRVEAHNRACPAHQRVSTSVEVEKSREELYQLFGYGDVVFVSKDVAKDFGFQSAAEALRGLHTRVRPGAEAAGGADLRLPGGRQEVRGPRVRQHRVSWRRLRLGLPSWDFLGREG